A portion of the Bubalus kerabau isolate K-KA32 ecotype Philippines breed swamp buffalo chromosome 1, PCC_UOA_SB_1v2, whole genome shotgun sequence genome contains these proteins:
- the LOC129636717 gene encoding hepatitis A virus cellular receptor 1-like: MHPWVAILGLLLLPDGVTSYNQVTRVAGQSVTLPCYYNGEVTSMCWGRGACPWFDCRTNIIRTDGYRVTYQRDGRYQLNGNIRGRDVSLTINNAAVSDSGLYCCRIEVRGWFNDIKTTLELRINPAPPTTTTTTTTTTTTTTTTTPTTTTTTPRTTTTTRRTTTTTTPRRTNRRKRAANTTQRRSNRRKTTPTTTLRRSNRRKTTATTTLRRSNRRKTTATTTPRRSNRRKTTATTTRRRRNRRKTTTTTTPRTTTTTTTTPRTTTTTRKTTITTTPTTTTTIPTTTTTTPKTTTTATPTTITTTSTTPRTTTTTRKTTITTTPRTTTTTSTTPRTTTTTRKTTITTTPRTTTTTSTTPRTTTTTRKTTITTTPTMTTTIPTTSTTTPKTTTTMTPTTTTTISTTPRTTTTKRKATVTTNPGMTTTTPTTTTTTPKTITTMTPTTTTTPTTTTTTSTTPRATTTTRKTTITTTPRTTTTTNTTPRTTTTTRKTTITTTPTTTTTITTTTTTTPKTAPTTTPTTTTTTTPTTMVTTAPTTTTTAVPTTINTTTPTMTVTTAPVTVRSSTSAPPMPAPTEDLQPASLSSPTQTAESQPTTLYERNITSSPWHSCSTDGNGTVTPSHDPHWHNNQTTAALAQETWMSTNKGVYIGISVTILALLVMFVVFLIRRSKSPQD, from the exons ATGGTGTAACCTCTTACAATCAAGTGACTAGAGTGGCGGGTCAGAGTGTCACTCTACCCTGCTACTATAATGGAGAAGTCACAAGCATGTGTTGGGGCCGAGGGGCATGTCCATGGTTTGATTGCAGAACTAACATCATCCGGACTGATGGATACAGAGTCACCTATCAGAGGGATGGACGTTATCAGCTAAATGGCAATATTCGTGGAAGGGATGTGTCTTTGACCATAAACAATGCTGCCGTGTCTGACAGTGGCTTGTATTGTTGCCGAATTGAGGTGAGAGGGTGGTTCAATGACATAAAAACCACCCTAGAGTTGAGGATCAATCCAG CTCCACCTACAAcgacaacaaccaccaccactactACTACAACAACTACCACCACTACTCCTACAACCACTACCACTACTCCAAGAACAACTACCACTACAAGAAGGACAACTACCACCACTACTCCAAGAAGAACCAATAGAAGAAAGAGAGCTGCTAACACTACTCAAAGAAGAAGCAATAGAAGAAAGACAACTCCCACCACTACTCTAAGAAGAAGCAATAGAAGAAAGACAACTGCCACCACTACTCTAAGAAGAAGCAATAGAAGAAAGACAACTGCCACCACTACTCCAAGAAGAAGCAATAGAAGAAAGACAACTGCCACCACTACtcgaagaagaagaaatagaagaaagacaactaccaccactactccaagaaccactaccaccaccaccactactccAAGAACAACCACCACTACTAGAAAGACAACCATTACTACTACTCCAACAACGACTACCACTATTCCAACAACCACCACTACTAcccccaaaacaacaacaaccgcGACTCcaacaaccatcaccaccacctccactactCCAAGAACAACCACCACTACTAGAAAAACAACCATTACTACTACTCCAAGaaccacaaccaccaccagcACTACTCCAAGAACAACAACCACTACGAGAAAGACAACCATTACTACTACTCCaagaaccactaccaccaccagcaCTACTCCAAGAACAACCACCACTACAAGAAAGACAACCATTACTACTACTCCAACAATGACTACCACTATTCCAACAACCAGCACTACTAcccccaaaacaacaacaaccatgactccaacaaccaccaccactatATCCACTACTCCAAGAACAACCACCACTAAAAGAAAGGCAACTGTTACTACTAATCCAGGAATGACTACCACTACTCCAACAACCACCACTACTACTCCCAAAACAATAACCACGATGACTCCAACAACCACCACGActccaacaaccaccaccaccacctccactactCCAAGAGCAACCACCACTACAAGAAAGACAACCATTACTACTACTCCAAGAACCACTACCACTACCAACACTACTCCAAGAACAACCACCACTACGAGAAAGACAACCATTACTACTACTCCAACAACGACTACCACTATTACAACAACCACCACTACTACCCCAAAAACAGCACCCACCACAActccaacaaccaccaccaccactactccAACCACAATGGTCACCACTGctccaacaaccaccaccactgctGTGCCAACAACAATCAACACCACTACTCCAACCATGACAGTCACCACTGCTCCAGTGACAGTGAGGTCCTCTACTTCTGCTCCTCCAATGCCAGCACCCACAGAGGACCTCCAGCCAG CTTCTTTATCTTCTCCAACTCAGACAGCAGAAAGCCAGCCTACTACCCTGTATGAAAGAAACATAACCAGCTCACCATGGCACTCTTGTTCAACAG ATGGAAATGGCACTGTGACACCATCTCATGATCCCCACTGGCATAACAATCAAACT